A portion of the Brachionichthys hirsutus isolate HB-005 chromosome 6, CSIRO-AGI_Bhir_v1, whole genome shotgun sequence genome contains these proteins:
- the stc2a gene encoding stanniocalcin-2a, whose translation MLVKLAAALLVLSVLEQVVGSDNIDVHVHVHDSLPEKPVSQKGRLSLQNTAEIQHCLVSAGDVGCGVFECFENNSCEIRGLQEICMTFLHNAGKFDSQGKSFIKDALKCMAHGLRHKFSCISRKCVSIKEMVFQLQRECYIKHNLCSAAKENVAVMVEMIHFQDLFPKGPYVELVNILLGCGEEVKDALTRSVRLQCEQNWGALCDSLSLCSSLAPSSAGAPVEHHQRHLPSYPEPERTRPPRQGDKDKSGKASFNAHPRNRNQGPRRQSPDVGVAAKQDGPEATDIRR comes from the exons ATGTTGGTCAAACTGGCCGCGGCACTGCTGGTTTTGTCAGTGCTCGAGCAAGTCGTGGGATCGGATAATATTGatgtccacgtccacgtccacgacAGTCTCCCGGAGAAGCCGGTGAGCCAGAAAGGACGCCTCTCCCTGCAGAATACAG CTGAGATCCAGCACTGCCTGGTGAGTGCAGGGGATGTCGGCTGCGGTGTGTTTGAGTGCTTTGAGAATAACTCCTGCGAGATTCGAGGGCTACAGGAAATCTGCATGACGTTCCTGCACAACGCTGGCAAATTTGACTCTCAG GGGAAGTCCTTCATCAAGGATGCTCTGAAATGTATGGCACACGGGTTACGACACAAGTTCAGTTGTATCAGCAGGAAGTGCGTGTCCATTAAAGAGATGGtgttccagctgcagagagagtgTTACATCAAACACAACCTCTGCTCGGCTGCAAAGGAGAACGTGGCCGTTATGGTGGAGATGATTCATTTCCAGGATCTCTTCCCTAAAGG TCCATATGTGGAGCTGGTGAATATTCTCCTCGGCTgtggagaggaggtgaaggacgCCTTGACACGGAGCGTCAGGCTGCAGTGCGAGCAAAACTGGGGGGCTCTGTGCGACAGCCTGAGCCTCTGCTCCTCGCTCGCCCCTTCTTCTGCCGGCGCTCCTGTTGAGCACCACCAGCGCCACTTGCCTTCCTACCCCGAACCAGAGCGTACTCGCCCGCCGCGGCAGGGCGACAAGGACAAATCCGGTAAGGCGAGCTTCAATGCTCACCCACGCAATCGCAATCAGGGACCACGGCGCCAGAGTCCTGACGTTGGAGTGGCGGCCAAGCAGGACGGCCCCGAAGCCACCGACATCCGGAGGTGA